A stretch of Methylogaea oryzae DNA encodes these proteins:
- the fusA gene encoding elongation factor G, with the protein MARTTPIERYRNIGIMAHIDAGKTTTTERVLFYTGVSHKIGEVHDGAATMDWMEQEQERGITITSAATTCFWTGMGGNFPQHRINIIDTPGHVDFTIEVERSLRVLDGACAVFCAVGGVEPQSETVWRQANKYGVPRIAFVNKMDRSGADFLRVVEQLRTRLNASPVPLQLPIGAEENFKGVVDLIKMKAIFWDDSTQGMKFEERDIPEDMVDACQEWHEKMVEAAAESNEELMEKYLESGELSVAEIKSGLRARTIANEIVPALCGSAFKNKGVQAMLDAVIEYLPSPVEVPAVTGILDDESEGSRASSDDQPFSALAFKIATDPFVGALTFFRVYSGVVNSGDTVFNPVKDRRERIGRIVQMHANNREEIKEVRAGDIAAAIGLKEVTTGDTLCDPKEIITLERMEFPEPVISVAVEPKTKADQEKMGIALNKLAQEDPSFRVHTDEETGQTIISGMGELHLEIIVDRMKREFNVLANVGAPQVAYRETIRKSVEQEGKFVRQSGGRGQYGHVWLRIEPQEPGKGYEFVNAIVGGVVPREYVPAVDKGIQEQMQNGVIAGFPVVDVKVTIFDGSYHEVDSNEMAFKIAGSMGFKEGAKKANPALLEPIMKVEVVTPEEYMGDVVGDINRRRGMILGMDESPSGKVVNAEVPLAEMFGYATDLRSATQGRATYSMQFEKYQEAPANVADAVIKKANS; encoded by the coding sequence GTGGCACGTACTACTCCGATTGAACGATATCGCAACATCGGTATCATGGCGCACATTGACGCCGGTAAAACGACGACGACTGAGCGCGTCCTCTTTTATACGGGTGTTTCGCATAAGATCGGGGAAGTGCACGACGGTGCAGCGACCATGGATTGGATGGAGCAGGAGCAGGAGCGTGGTATCACTATCACCTCCGCTGCGACGACCTGTTTCTGGACCGGTATGGGCGGCAACTTCCCGCAGCACCGTATCAATATCATCGACACCCCGGGTCACGTGGACTTCACGATTGAAGTTGAGCGTTCCTTGCGTGTTCTTGACGGCGCTTGCGCTGTTTTCTGCGCGGTCGGTGGCGTAGAGCCGCAGTCCGAAACCGTGTGGCGCCAGGCGAATAAATACGGCGTGCCGCGTATCGCGTTCGTCAATAAGATGGACCGTTCCGGCGCCGATTTCCTGCGCGTCGTCGAGCAGCTTCGCACGCGCCTTAACGCGTCGCCGGTGCCGCTGCAGCTCCCCATCGGCGCAGAAGAAAACTTTAAAGGCGTCGTCGACCTCATCAAGATGAAGGCGATTTTCTGGGACGACTCCACGCAGGGCATGAAGTTCGAGGAGCGCGATATCCCGGAGGATATGGTTGACGCCTGCCAGGAATGGCACGAGAAGATGGTAGAGGCCGCTGCGGAGTCCAACGAAGAGTTGATGGAAAAGTATCTGGAGAGCGGTGAGCTTTCCGTTGCTGAAATCAAGAGCGGCTTGCGCGCTCGCACCATCGCCAACGAAATTGTTCCGGCCCTGTGCGGTTCCGCCTTCAAGAACAAAGGCGTTCAGGCCATGTTGGACGCGGTGATCGAGTACCTGCCGTCTCCCGTAGAGGTGCCGGCTGTGACCGGTATCCTGGATGACGAGAGCGAAGGTTCGCGCGCCTCTTCCGATGATCAGCCGTTTTCTGCTTTGGCGTTCAAAATCGCCACCGACCCGTTCGTCGGGGCTCTCACCTTCTTCCGCGTTTATTCCGGTGTGGTGAATTCCGGCGACACCGTATTCAATCCGGTGAAGGACCGTCGCGAACGTATCGGTCGTATCGTGCAGATGCACGCCAACAACCGGGAAGAAATTAAAGAAGTTCGCGCGGGCGACATCGCGGCGGCCATCGGCCTGAAGGAAGTCACCACGGGCGACACGCTCTGCGATCCGAAGGAAATCATCACCCTGGAACGCATGGAATTCCCTGAGCCGGTGATCTCTGTCGCTGTAGAGCCGAAAACCAAGGCGGATCAGGAAAAGATGGGCATCGCGCTGAATAAGCTGGCCCAAGAAGATCCGTCGTTCCGTGTTCATACCGACGAGGAAACCGGCCAAACGATTATTTCGGGCATGGGCGAACTGCATCTCGAGATTATCGTTGACCGCATGAAGCGCGAATTTAACGTTTTGGCCAATGTCGGCGCGCCGCAGGTGGCTTATCGCGAAACGATTCGCAAATCGGTCGAGCAGGAAGGTAAGTTTGTTCGCCAGTCCGGCGGCCGCGGTCAGTACGGTCACGTTTGGTTGCGCATCGAACCGCAGGAGCCGGGTAAGGGCTACGAATTCGTCAATGCCATCGTGGGCGGCGTTGTGCCGCGCGAGTATGTTCCTGCCGTGGATAAAGGCATCCAGGAACAAATGCAGAACGGTGTGATTGCCGGCTTCCCTGTGGTCGACGTCAAGGTCACGATTTTTGACGGCTCTTACCACGAAGTGGACTCCAACGAAATGGCCTTCAAAATTGCCGGCTCGATGGGTTTCAAAGAGGGCGCCAAGAAGGCAAATCCCGCTTTGCTTGAGCCGATCATGAAGGTCGAGGTTGTGACGCCGGAAGAGTACATGGGCGATGTCGTAGGCGACATCAACCGTCGGCGCGGCATGATTTTGGGTATGGACGAATCGCCTTCCGGAAAGGTTGTGAACGCGGAAGTGCCGTTGGCCGAGATGTTCGGTTACGCCACCGACCTTCGTTCCGCCACTCAAGGTCGTGCGACGTACTCGATGCAGTTTGAGAAATACCAGGAAGCGCCGGCCAATGTCGCCGATGCGGTCATTAAAAAAGCTAACAGCTAA
- the tuf gene encoding elongation factor Tu, with amino-acid sequence MAKEKFERKKPHVNVGTIGHVDHGKTTLTAALTKCMAELHGGEFKAYDQIDNAPEERARGITIATAHVEYESPNRHYAHVDCPGHADYVKNMITGAAQMDGAILVCSAADGPMPQTREHILLARQVGVPYIVVFLNKADMVDDAELIELVEMEVRDLLSKYDFPGDDTPIIVGSALKALEGDQSDIGVPAVKKLVEAMDSYIPEPERPIDRPFLMPIEDVFSISGRGTVVTGRVERGIVKVGEEVEIVGLKDTVKTTCTGVEMFRKLLDQGQAGDNVGVLLRGTKREDVERGQVLAKPGSIKPHTHFEAEIYVLSKDEGGRHTPFFNGYRPQFYFRTTDVTGAIDLPEGVEMVMPGDNVKVTVKLIAPIAMEDGLRFAVREGGRTVGAGVVSKIIE; translated from the coding sequence GTGGCTAAAGAAAAATTCGAGCGCAAGAAGCCGCACGTAAACGTGGGCACGATTGGTCACGTTGACCATGGCAAGACGACGCTGACGGCGGCGCTGACGAAGTGCATGGCGGAATTGCACGGCGGCGAGTTCAAAGCCTACGACCAGATCGACAACGCTCCGGAAGAGCGCGCACGCGGCATCACGATCGCCACGGCGCACGTGGAGTACGAGTCCCCGAACCGCCACTACGCGCACGTGGACTGCCCGGGCCACGCCGACTACGTGAAGAACATGATCACCGGCGCCGCACAGATGGACGGTGCGATCCTGGTTTGCTCCGCCGCCGACGGCCCCATGCCGCAGACCCGCGAGCACATCCTGTTGGCTCGTCAGGTAGGCGTGCCCTACATCGTTGTCTTCCTGAACAAGGCCGACATGGTTGACGACGCCGAGCTGATCGAGCTGGTGGAAATGGAAGTGCGCGACTTGTTGAGCAAGTACGACTTCCCCGGCGACGACACCCCCATCATCGTGGGCTCCGCCCTGAAGGCGCTGGAAGGCGACCAGAGCGACATCGGCGTGCCGGCGGTCAAGAAGCTGGTAGAAGCCATGGACAGCTACATCCCGGAACCGGAGCGTCCCATCGACCGCCCGTTCCTGATGCCGATCGAAGACGTATTCTCCATCTCTGGCCGCGGCACCGTGGTGACCGGCCGTGTCGAACGCGGCATCGTCAAAGTAGGCGAAGAGGTGGAAATCGTCGGTCTGAAAGACACCGTCAAGACCACCTGCACCGGCGTAGAAATGTTCCGCAAGCTGCTGGACCAAGGTCAAGCGGGTGACAACGTCGGCGTACTGCTGCGCGGCACCAAGCGCGAAGACGTGGAACGCGGCCAAGTGCTGGCAAAGCCGGGCTCGATCAAGCCGCACACCCACTTCGAAGCGGAAATCTACGTCCTGTCGAAGGATGAAGGCGGCCGTCACACGCCGTTCTTCAACGGCTACCGCCCGCAGTTTTACTTCCGTACCACCGACGTGACCGGAGCCATCGACCTGCCGGAAGGCGTGGAAATGGTAATGCCGGGCGACAACGTCAAAGTGACGGTTAAGCTCATCGCCCCGATCGCGATGGAAGACGGTTTGCGTTTCGCAGTGCGCGAAGGCGGCCGTACCGTCGGCGCCGGTGTGGTTTCGAAGATTATTGAGTAA
- the rpsJ gene encoding 30S ribosomal protein S10: MAKQRIRISLKAFDHRLIDRSASEIVETAKRTGAQVLGPIPMPTKKERWTVLTSPHVNKDARDQYELRTHKRLLDIVDPTDKTVDALMKLDLAAGVDVQIKLS; encoded by the coding sequence ATGGCAAAGCAGCGCATTCGTATTTCGTTGAAAGCGTTCGATCATCGTCTGATTGATCGTTCGGCGTCGGAGATCGTCGAGACCGCTAAGCGCACAGGCGCCCAGGTTTTGGGCCCCATCCCGATGCCGACTAAGAAGGAGCGGTGGACGGTATTGACCTCTCCGCACGTGAACAAAGATGCTCGGGATCAGTATGAGTTGCGTACCCATAAGCGGTTGCTCGACATCGTTGACCCGACCGATAAGACCGTTGATGCCCTCATGAAGCTGGATCTGGCTGCGGGCGTGGACGTACAGATCAAACTGAGCTAA
- the rplC gene encoding 50S ribosomal protein L3, which yields MAIGLVGQKCGMTRVFTEQGVSVPVSVVRVQDNRVLQVKTPENDGYSAVQVGVGEKKASRVNKPMAGHFGKAQTGTAKKVLEFRLEEGEAVPALASAFGVEVFEEGQTVDVRGVTIGKGFAGVVKRHNFATQDATHGNSLSHRGHGSIGQNQTPGRVFKGKRMSGHMGAVNCTVPNLTVFGVDKERGLLLIKGAIPGPKGGFVVVKPAAKKRRGK from the coding sequence ATGGCTATCGGTTTAGTAGGCCAAAAGTGCGGTATGACCCGCGTATTCACCGAGCAGGGAGTTTCCGTTCCTGTATCCGTGGTTCGCGTTCAGGACAACCGCGTACTGCAAGTTAAGACGCCGGAAAATGACGGCTACAGCGCTGTTCAGGTGGGCGTGGGTGAGAAGAAGGCTTCTCGTGTAAACAAGCCCATGGCCGGACACTTCGGGAAAGCCCAGACCGGCACCGCCAAGAAAGTACTCGAATTCCGACTGGAGGAAGGCGAAGCTGTCCCGGCGCTGGCATCCGCCTTTGGCGTTGAAGTGTTTGAAGAAGGGCAAACCGTCGATGTGCGCGGTGTGACCATCGGCAAGGGCTTCGCCGGCGTAGTTAAGAGACACAACTTCGCGACGCAAGACGCGACCCACGGTAACTCGCTGTCCCATCGCGGTCATGGCTCCATCGGCCAGAACCAGACGCCGGGGCGCGTGTTCAAGGGCAAGCGCATGTCGGGCCATATGGGTGCGGTGAACTGCACTGTCCCGAACCTCACGGTGTTCGGCGTAGATAAAGAGCGCGGGCTGTTGCTGATCAAAGGCGCGATTCCCGGACCCAAGGGCGGATTCGTGGTGGTGAAGCCGGCCGCAAAAAAACGTAGAGGCAAGTGA
- the rplD gene encoding 50S ribosomal protein L4: protein MSVQVPASDNGGAAAQVADEVFGKEYNEGLVHQVVVAYMAKARAGTKAQKTRSDVSGGGVKPWKQKGSGRARAGTSRSPLWRTGGVTFAARPRDYSQKVNRKMYRAAMCSILSELLRQGRVSVNDALVPAEPRTKAFVDRIGQVGRTRTLIVTETIEENLWLGARNVPNVALSTVTSLDPYTLVSADRVIATRAALKSLEERLK from the coding sequence ATGAGCGTGCAAGTACCTGCAAGCGACAACGGTGGCGCGGCAGCGCAAGTCGCCGATGAAGTCTTCGGCAAGGAATACAACGAAGGTTTGGTGCATCAAGTGGTCGTAGCCTATATGGCTAAGGCCCGGGCCGGCACCAAGGCGCAAAAGACCCGCTCCGACGTTAGCGGCGGTGGCGTTAAGCCCTGGAAGCAGAAGGGCTCCGGCCGCGCTCGCGCGGGCACCAGCCGTAGCCCGTTGTGGCGCACCGGTGGTGTGACGTTTGCCGCCCGTCCGCGCGACTATAGCCAAAAAGTCAACCGCAAAATGTATCGCGCCGCGATGTGCTCCATTTTGTCCGAGTTGCTGCGGCAAGGGCGCGTCAGCGTCAACGACGCTTTGGTACCCGCCGAGCCGCGCACCAAAGCTTTCGTCGATCGTATCGGCCAAGTTGGCCGTACGCGTACCTTGATTGTTACGGAGACGATTGAAGAGAATTTGTGGTTGGGTGCACGTAACGTGCCCAACGTTGCACTCTCCACCGTGACCAGTTTGGACCCGTACACCTTGGTTTCAGCAGATCGCGTTATCGCTACGAGAGCGGCGCTGAAGAGCCTTGAGGAGAGACTCAAATGA
- the rplW gene encoding 50S ribosomal protein L23 produces the protein MNQKQLSRVILAPVISEKSTLAAEKGAAVVFRVLPEAEKDQIRRAVELMFKVEVDSVRVLNVKGKNKRTGRFIGKRSDWKKAYVKLKPGHDINFGTA, from the coding sequence ATGAACCAAAAGCAACTGAGTCGGGTTATCCTGGCGCCGGTAATCTCGGAAAAGAGCACGTTGGCTGCTGAAAAAGGCGCTGCGGTTGTGTTTCGCGTGTTGCCGGAAGCGGAAAAGGATCAGATCCGCCGTGCTGTAGAATTGATGTTTAAAGTTGAGGTCGACTCGGTCCGTGTTTTGAACGTCAAAGGCAAGAATAAGCGCACTGGGCGTTTCATCGGCAAACGGTCGGACTGGAAAAAAGCATACGTAAAGCTTAAGCCGGGCCACGACATCAACTTCGGTACAGCTTAA
- the rplB gene encoding 50S ribosomal protein L2, with product MAIIKKKPTSAGTRFVVKVRTDGLHKGKPVRSLVENLAKNGGRNSVGRITVRHQGGGHKRQYRLIDFKRNKVGVAGKVERIEYDPNRSANIALILYRDGERRYIVAPKGLAVGDEVVSGDFVPVKTGNCMPLRNMPVGSIIHCVELKPGRGAQLARSAGASVQMVAKEGAYATIRLRSGEMRKVPADCKGVFGEVGNSEHNLRSLGKAGASRWRGIRPTVRGVVMNPVDHPHGGGEGRTSGGRHPVTPWGIPTKGYKTRHNKRTGKLIVRSRKAK from the coding sequence ATGGCGATTATCAAGAAAAAACCCACTTCCGCGGGCACGCGTTTTGTGGTCAAAGTTCGCACCGACGGATTGCACAAGGGCAAGCCCGTGCGTTCTCTGGTCGAGAACCTGGCCAAGAATGGCGGGCGCAACAGCGTCGGACGCATTACCGTTCGTCACCAAGGCGGTGGGCACAAGCGTCAATACCGTCTGATCGACTTCAAGCGAAACAAGGTCGGCGTAGCTGGCAAGGTTGAGCGCATTGAATACGATCCGAACCGTAGCGCCAACATCGCTCTGATCCTGTATCGCGACGGCGAGCGGCGTTACATTGTGGCTCCGAAAGGGCTGGCTGTCGGTGACGAAGTCGTTTCGGGCGATTTCGTGCCCGTTAAAACCGGCAATTGCATGCCGCTGCGTAACATGCCGGTAGGCTCCATTATTCACTGCGTCGAGTTGAAGCCGGGCCGTGGTGCCCAGCTTGCCCGTAGCGCAGGCGCTTCTGTGCAGATGGTCGCAAAGGAAGGCGCGTATGCGACGATTCGTTTGCGTTCCGGTGAAATGCGCAAGGTTCCGGCGGACTGCAAGGGCGTGTTCGGCGAAGTTGGCAACAGCGAGCATAACCTGCGCTCATTGGGTAAGGCCGGTGCCTCCCGTTGGCGGGGAATTCGTCCTACCGTTCGAGGTGTTGTTATGAACCCGGTGGACCACCCCCATGGCGGCGGCGAAGGCCGCACCTCCGGCGGTCGCCATCCGGTGACCCCGTGGGGTATCCCCACCAAGGGCTATAAGACCCGGCACAATAAGCGTACCGGAAAACTGATTGTTAGAAGTCGCAAAGCGAAATAA
- the rpsS gene encoding 30S ribosomal protein S19, with protein MPRSIKKGPFIDHHLLKKVEEAAASGGKRPIKTWSRRSMVFPDMIGLTIAVHNGKQHVPVLISENMIGHKLGEFAPTRTYKGHQADKKAR; from the coding sequence GTGCCACGTTCTATTAAAAAAGGCCCTTTCATCGACCACCATCTGTTGAAGAAGGTGGAGGAAGCAGCGGCGTCCGGCGGAAAACGCCCGATCAAAACTTGGTCGCGCCGTTCCATGGTGTTTCCGGACATGATCGGACTCACAATCGCAGTACATAACGGCAAGCAGCACGTGCCGGTATTGATCAGCGAAAACATGATTGGTCACAAGTTGGGTGAATTTGCACCGACTCGTACTTACAAAGGCCACCAGGCCGACAAAAAGGCCAGATAA
- the rplV gene encoding 50S ribosomal protein L22 codes for MEVKAKLSFARSSAQKTRLVADQIRGQKVESALNTLRFSQKKAADIVLKVLESAVANAENNAGADIDELKVGAIYVDEGPSLKRLMPRAKGRANRILKRTCHVVVKLTDK; via the coding sequence ATGGAAGTTAAAGCTAAGCTCTCGTTCGCTCGCTCTTCGGCGCAGAAAACACGGCTCGTGGCTGACCAGATTCGCGGTCAGAAGGTTGAGTCGGCGCTGAACACCCTGCGTTTTAGTCAAAAAAAGGCTGCTGACATCGTCCTTAAGGTGTTGGAGTCGGCTGTGGCGAATGCGGAGAACAATGCGGGCGCCGACATCGACGAATTGAAGGTTGGGGCTATTTACGTAGATGAAGGTCCTTCGTTGAAGCGCCTTATGCCGCGAGCGAAGGGCCGCGCGAATCGCATTCTGAAGCGTACTTGCCACGTCGTCGTAAAACTCACCGATAAATAG
- the rpsC gene encoding 30S ribosomal protein S3 codes for MGQKVHPTGIRLGHVRDWSSRWYADKANYAKYLYQDLKLREFLKKKLEHASVSRIQINRLANSAQVTVHTARPGLVIGKRGEDIEQLRKSVSGFLGIPVQVSVEEIRKPELDAQLVAEGVAQQLEKRIMFRRAMKRALQNAMRLGAEGIRINAAGRLNGAEIARTEWYREGRVPLHTLRADIDYGFAEAHTTYGVIGVKVWIFKGEVFNPDERFV; via the coding sequence ATGGGACAGAAGGTACACCCCACCGGTATCCGGCTCGGACACGTAAGAGATTGGTCTTCCCGCTGGTATGCGGACAAGGCGAACTACGCCAAATATTTGTATCAGGATCTCAAGCTGCGCGAGTTTCTGAAAAAGAAGCTAGAACACGCCTCCGTCAGCCGTATCCAGATCAACCGTCTGGCAAACAGTGCGCAGGTTACGGTTCACACGGCGCGTCCGGGTCTTGTGATAGGCAAGCGTGGCGAGGATATCGAGCAGCTGCGTAAGTCCGTCTCCGGATTCTTGGGTATCCCTGTTCAGGTGAGTGTCGAGGAAATTCGTAAGCCGGAACTGGATGCGCAGTTGGTTGCGGAAGGTGTCGCCCAACAGTTGGAAAAGCGCATCATGTTTCGCCGCGCAATGAAGCGCGCGCTGCAGAACGCCATGCGCCTCGGTGCCGAAGGAATACGGATTAACGCTGCGGGCCGACTGAACGGCGCTGAAATCGCGCGTACCGAGTGGTATCGCGAGGGACGGGTGCCCTTGCACACCTTGAGGGCCGACATCGATTATGGCTTCGCCGAAGCGCATACCACCTACGGTGTGATCGGGGTGAAAGTATGGATCTTCAAGGGTGAAGTGTTTAACCCCGACGAACGATTCGTTTGA
- the rplP gene encoding 50S ribosomal protein L16, giving the protein MLQPKRTKFRKTHKTVKSGLAGRGSKVSFGEYGLKAVNGCRITARQIEAARRAVSRHVKRGGKIWIRVFPDKPISTKPLEVRMGSGKGSVEYWVADIKAGVVLYEIEGVSEEVAREAFRLAAAKLPVKTAFVQRTVM; this is encoded by the coding sequence ATGTTACAGCCTAAACGCACAAAATTCAGAAAAACGCATAAAACTGTCAAGTCGGGATTGGCTGGGCGTGGCTCGAAAGTCAGCTTCGGCGAATACGGTTTGAAGGCAGTCAACGGTTGCCGTATCACCGCTCGCCAGATTGAGGCCGCTCGACGCGCGGTTTCTCGCCATGTGAAGCGCGGCGGGAAAATTTGGATTCGCGTATTCCCTGACAAGCCCATTTCGACGAAGCCGTTGGAAGTTCGTATGGGCAGCGGTAAAGGTAGCGTGGAGTACTGGGTCGCCGACATCAAGGCTGGCGTTGTGCTTTACGAGATTGAGGGGGTTAGCGAGGAAGTGGCGCGCGAAGCATTTCGTCTGGCCGCTGCCAAGCTGCCGGTCAAGACAGCGTTTGTACAGCGTACGGTGATGTAA
- the rpmC gene encoding 50S ribosomal protein L29, with product MKASELRQKSVAELDEMLGELYRTQFNLRMQKATGQLSKTHDVRQVRREVARIMTVRKQLAEAK from the coding sequence ATGAAAGCAAGCGAACTAAGGCAGAAAAGCGTCGCAGAACTTGACGAAATGCTCGGAGAGTTATATCGTACGCAGTTCAACTTGCGGATGCAGAAGGCAACCGGGCAGTTGAGCAAAACCCACGATGTGCGTCAGGTTCGTCGCGAAGTGGCAAGAATTATGACTGTGCGAAAGCAGCTCGCCGAGGCAAAGTGA
- the rpsQ gene encoding 30S ribosomal protein S17, which produces MSESEKKIRTVTGRVVSAKGEKSVTVSVERLVPHALYGKITRKTTKVRAHDEQGDASEGDLVVLTPSRPMSKSKSWQVLKVVEKAPV; this is translated from the coding sequence ATGAGCGAAAGCGAAAAAAAGATCCGTACCGTTACCGGCCGCGTGGTAAGCGCTAAAGGTGAGAAGAGTGTGACGGTTTCGGTGGAGCGCCTGGTTCCTCATGCGCTTTACGGCAAAATTACTCGTAAGACCACCAAGGTTCGCGCTCACGACGAGCAGGGCGACGCTTCCGAAGGGGATTTGGTGGTGTTGACTCCCTCCCGGCCGATGTCCAAGAGCAAAAGCTGGCAGGTTTTGAAGGTTGTTGAAAAAGCCCCTGTCTGA
- the rplN gene encoding 50S ribosomal protein L14, whose protein sequence is MIQMQSCLDAADNSGAKRVMCIKVLGGSKRRYAAIGDIIKVSIKDAIPRGRVKKGEVHNAVVVRTRKGIRRPDGSQIRFDGNAAVLLDNKLQPIGTRIFGPVTRELRTERFMKIISLAPEVL, encoded by the coding sequence ATGATTCAGATGCAAAGCTGCCTCGATGCTGCTGATAACAGCGGGGCAAAGCGGGTAATGTGCATAAAGGTGTTGGGCGGGTCGAAGCGCCGATACGCAGCCATTGGTGACATTATTAAAGTCAGCATTAAGGATGCCATTCCTCGTGGCCGAGTGAAGAAAGGCGAAGTTCACAATGCCGTCGTCGTCAGGACCCGCAAGGGCATTCGCCGCCCGGATGGTTCTCAGATCCGTTTCGACGGAAATGCTGCCGTGCTGCTCGACAATAAGCTCCAGCCTATCGGTACGCGCATTTTTGGGCCGGTCACCCGCGAGCTTCGGACTGAGCGGTTCATGAAAATTATTTCGCTGGCTCCAGAAGTACTGTAA
- the rplX gene encoding 50S ribosomal protein L24: protein MRKIKKGDQVVVIAGKDKGKRGAVMSVDEHRVFVEGINVVKKHVKPMPARGVEGGIVDKTLSIHVSNVALFNPATKKADRVGIRTLEDGRKIRVFKSTSEAVDA, encoded by the coding sequence ATGCGTAAGATAAAGAAAGGCGATCAGGTCGTCGTTATTGCCGGAAAAGATAAGGGCAAGCGCGGCGCCGTCATGTCTGTTGATGAGCATCGCGTGTTTGTTGAAGGCATCAATGTCGTCAAGAAGCATGTTAAGCCCATGCCTGCCCGTGGCGTCGAGGGCGGTATCGTCGATAAGACGCTGTCAATTCACGTTTCTAACGTCGCGTTGTTTAACCCTGCGACGAAAAAGGCGGATCGAGTAGGTATTCGTACCTTGGAAGACGGCCGGAAGATCAGGGTTTTCAAGTCCACCAGCGAAGCGGTAGACGCGTAG
- the rplE gene encoding 50S ribosomal protein L5 has translation MARLQKTYNEEIRPALMTRFGYSSIMQVPRITKITLNMGVGEAVADKKILQAAIEDLAKISGQKPVATIARKSIAGFKIRDGMPIGCKVTLRRERMYEFLDRLINVAMPRVRDFRGLNPRSFDGRGSYSMGVKEQIIFPEIDYDKIDALRGLDITITTTARGDEEARALLEMFKFPFRTKSE, from the coding sequence ATGGCTAGGTTGCAAAAAACATATAATGAAGAAATCCGCCCTGCGCTGATGACGCGTTTCGGCTATAGCAGCATCATGCAGGTGCCCCGCATTACGAAAATTACCCTGAATATGGGTGTTGGCGAAGCGGTGGCGGACAAGAAAATCCTGCAGGCAGCTATCGAAGATTTGGCGAAAATCAGTGGGCAAAAGCCGGTCGCCACGATCGCGCGCAAGTCCATCGCCGGGTTCAAAATCCGCGACGGAATGCCCATCGGTTGCAAAGTTACTCTGCGTCGCGAGCGCATGTACGAGTTTCTGGATCGCCTAATCAATGTCGCAATGCCGCGTGTTCGGGATTTCCGTGGGTTGAATCCGCGCTCGTTTGATGGTCGCGGCAGCTACTCCATGGGCGTGAAGGAACAGATTATTTTCCCGGAAATCGATTACGACAAGATCGACGCGCTGCGCGGTCTTGATATCACTATTACGACGACTGCTCGCGGCGACGAAGAGGCTCGGGCGTTGTTGGAAATGTTCAAGTTTCCTTTCCGGACCAAGAGCGAATAA